From Bifidobacterium sp. ESL0790, one genomic window encodes:
- a CDS encoding BspA family leucine-rich repeat surface protein, whose protein sequence is MRTPLKAAIGLIAAVAMLAIPAFSNAQDVQRAQTEDVTQSQAQEPQSQTTTPSQSGETKSQGGNGGSTTTLRQTAPQLPTTQDETPQLPSAQSACGTMSQSVGTNVTGTLSDDGNGGCMLTITAGTGGGTLSRENPFHFPPVMNIITKVVFAGPNTTTLPQNSNALFDWMDNVTSIDLSSADASNVTDMSEMFAYNPKLTSITFGNHFDTSNVTTMRSMFANCTGLTHLDVTHFNTGNVTNMNAMFIKCSSLPSLDVTHFNTSKTTNMCGMFQDCSSLPSLDVSHLDTSHATDMSWMFAGCSSLPSLDVSNFDTSNATTLRGMFAECSGLTRLDLSNFDTRKTTNTGFMFDKCPGLTSLNITSFDTSHVTDMDYMFCHCSGLRTLDLSHLDTSSVTDMEWMFAYCTNMPTIDLSRFDTSRVTDMYGMFYNCGKLSSLDLSHFDTHSATDTSWMFLYCANLASLNLGNHFDTSHVTDMSYMFGGCPKLPVLDLGAKFDTANVGDMEHMFDGSSGLRQLTVSDGTKLNANADLPETMAGGSAVANWVQAEVPGTSSASVNRSSVTHYTSASLMARTMGTDPAKAGTYVRIAKHALILKPSTNLPAGTDVAPATPFMGTPVETAAATNVAVRDSSGSVARTIATIPVIGGSDTVPANPFTIRDCSTAGCTFQGWSSHANGTGTLHQQEHKVDLNDGDVTLYAIWTANEPAPGSSSGSDSSGTPGSGSGLTPAIPVIASPVAATGTGPNAALQPGRDSNATPVQQQATPRKTDPKCEPVALYTGGSRLAAYKCASDDTMAAVSAPNAARQAPLWIFLLLLLALFAVFGLSRRNHYDVVRHRAMEAAR, encoded by the coding sequence ATGCGTACACCATTGAAGGCGGCAATTGGTCTTATAGCCGCGGTGGCCATGCTCGCCATCCCGGCATTTTCCAACGCTCAGGACGTTCAGCGCGCCCAGACCGAGGACGTCACCCAGAGCCAGGCGCAAGAACCGCAATCGCAGACAACCACACCAAGTCAATCAGGCGAGACCAAATCCCAGGGTGGGAATGGCGGATCCACGACCACCCTGCGTCAGACGGCACCACAGCTGCCGACAACGCAGGATGAAACCCCGCAACTTCCATCCGCGCAAAGCGCCTGCGGCACCATGTCCCAGTCCGTTGGGACCAACGTCACCGGAACCCTCTCCGACGACGGCAACGGCGGCTGCATGCTCACCATCACCGCAGGCACCGGTGGCGGCACCCTCAGCAGGGAGAACCCGTTCCACTTCCCGCCCGTCATGAACATCATCACCAAGGTCGTCTTCGCCGGCCCCAACACCACCACGCTTCCGCAGAACTCCAACGCCCTCTTCGACTGGATGGATAACGTGACCAGCATCGACCTCAGCTCCGCCGACGCCAGCAACGTCACCGACATGAGCGAGATGTTCGCCTACAATCCCAAGCTGACCAGCATCACGTTCGGCAACCACTTCGACACCAGCAACGTCACCACCATGCGCAGCATGTTCGCCAACTGCACCGGGCTGACCCACCTCGACGTCACTCACTTCAACACCGGCAACGTAACCAACATGAATGCCATGTTCATCAAGTGCTCCAGCTTGCCGAGCCTCGACGTCACTCACTTCAACACCAGCAAAACCACCAATATGTGCGGCATGTTCCAAGATTGCTCCAGCCTGCCGAGCCTCGACGTCAGCCATCTCGACACGAGCCACGCCACCGACATGAGCTGGATGTTCGCCGGCTGCTCCAGCCTGCCGAGCCTCGACGTCAGCAATTTCGACACCAGCAACGCCACCACCTTGCGTGGCATGTTCGCCGAGTGCTCCGGGCTGACCCGCCTCGACCTCAGCAACTTCGACACCAGGAAAACCACCAACACGGGCTTTATGTTCGACAAATGCCCCGGGTTGACGAGCCTGAATATCACCAGCTTCGACACCAGCCACGTCACCGACATGGACTACATGTTCTGCCACTGCTCTGGGCTGCGGACCCTCGACCTCAGCCATCTCGACACCAGCAGCGTTACCGACATGGAGTGGATGTTCGCCTATTGCACCAACATGCCGACCATCGACCTCAGCCGTTTCGACACCAGCCGCGTCACCGACATGTATGGCATGTTCTACAACTGCGGCAAGCTGTCCAGCCTCGACCTCAGCCATTTCGACACCCACAGCGCGACCGACACGAGCTGGATGTTCCTCTACTGCGCCAACCTGGCCAGCCTCAACCTCGGCAACCACTTCGACACCAGCCACGTCACCGATATGAGTTATATGTTCGGCGGTTGCCCGAAACTTCCCGTTCTGGATCTGGGTGCCAAGTTCGACACCGCCAACGTCGGGGATATGGAACATATGTTTGACGGCAGTTCTGGCCTGCGGCAGCTGACAGTCAGTGATGGCACGAAGCTGAACGCCAACGCGGACTTGCCGGAGACCATGGCGGGGGGCTCCGCGGTGGCGAACTGGGTGCAGGCCGAGGTGCCGGGCACGAGCTCGGCCTCCGTCAACCGGTCGAGCGTCACGCACTACACCTCCGCCAGCCTTATGGCCAGGACCATGGGCACGGACCCGGCCAAAGCGGGCACCTACGTGCGCATCGCCAAGCACGCGCTCATCCTCAAGCCGTCGACCAACCTGCCCGCCGGCACCGACGTCGCCCCCGCCACTCCCTTCATGGGCACACCCGTCGAGACCGCGGCCGCGACGAACGTGGCCGTCCGCGACTCGAGCGGGTCGGTTGCGAGAACCATCGCCACGATTCCCGTAATCGGCGGCAGCGACACCGTCCCGGCCAACCCGTTCACGATTCGTGACTGCTCCACGGCCGGCTGCACGTTCCAGGGTTGGAGCAGCCATGCCAACGGAACCGGGACCCTGCACCAGCAAGAACATAAGGTAGATCTCAACGACGGGGACGTCACCCTTTACGCCATCTGGACAGCCAACGAACCCGCACCTGGCTCGAGCTCCGGTTCGGACTCCAGCGGCACACCCGGCAGCGGCTCGGGCCTCACGCCCGCCATCCCGGTCATCGCCTCGCCCGTGGCCGCGACGGGGACCGGCCCCAACGCGGCGCTGCAGCCCGGCAGGGACTCCAACGCGACCCCGGTCCAACAGCAGGCCACGCCCAGGAAGACGGACCCCAAATGCGAGCCCGTCGCCCTCTACACCGGCGGCAGTCGCCTCGCGGCCTACAAGTGCGCCAGCGACGACACCATGGCAGCCGTCTCCGCGCCCAACGCCGCCCGGCAGGCACCGCTCTGGATCTTCCTGCTGCTCCTGTTGGCTTTGTTCGCCGTCTTCGGCCTCAGTCGCCGCAACCATTACGACGTCGTGCGCCACCGCGCAATGGAAGCCGCACGGTAA
- a CDS encoding type II toxin-antitoxin system YafQ family toxin, giving the protein MLKSILLTPQFKRDYSSLLKKHYDKTIMQTGINALLQQNKDLLRTRYRDHALKGKWKGYREIHLDGDWLIIYRIEKTELQLVLTRTGSHDKLL; this is encoded by the coding sequence ATGCTTAAATCGATCCTGTTGACCCCACAATTTAAACGCGACTATTCCTCCTTGCTCAAGAAACATTACGACAAAACAATCATGCAAACTGGGATAAATGCACTGTTGCAACAAAATAAGGATTTGCTGCGCACTCGATATAGAGATCATGCGCTCAAAGGAAAATGGAAGGGCTATCGGGAAATCCATCTAGATGGCGATTGGCTAATCATCTACCGTATCGAGAAGACAGAGCTGCAACTCGTTCTCACCCGCACCGGTTCGCACGACAAACTGCTGTAA
- a CDS encoding type II toxin-antitoxin system RelB/DinJ family antitoxin, translated as MSSATIAVRTDPEVKKEAQEVLKSIGLDMSGAINIFLRQVISDQGLPFRPKRDAINARARYEAEHHIGKTFNSVDELMEELNNA; from the coding sequence ATGAGTAGCGCAACCATTGCCGTACGTACCGATCCAGAAGTCAAAAAGGAAGCGCAGGAGGTGCTCAAAAGCATCGGCTTGGATATGAGCGGCGCCATCAACATCTTCCTTCGTCAGGTCATCAGCGACCAAGGCCTGCCCTTCCGTCCGAAGCGTGACGCAATCAACGCACGAGCCCGCTACGAAGCAGAGCACCACATCGGTAAGACATTCAACTCGGTCGACGAACTGATGGAGGAACTCAATAATGCTTAA
- a CDS encoding leucine-rich repeat domain-containing protein has translation MAQARRHTSQTLRRMAIATLIAATTFAFALIPAKGAIAGESEPQGGSQNSQVPNQAAPATQTAPATSTMPATQSAQPTQAQSNGIAASAAHSPHGGDTALLNPANPNSRSASTASVSAQDEEAPMPGVGPQSLCVVDSSTIAQCFPDPNLAAVVAEITTGSAANTNDVLSTYKINRTVQVDAEGKSISDLTGLEYLTNVQRLYLADNNISAVPQISSLTKLTTVDLSGNHITDVTPLDKIVNINSPRFGSHGAELVTLNLANNRISDVTHLKLDNSTISNLVTLNLSGNAITDVTPLAGLYNVTSLNLAGNRVTDLRPFARPNPSDIPLRSLTNLNLSNNGITDANGLQDLTAVNINLAGNHISDSSVFAGKYSGDLNLDGNQISDITPFKTLIRQAPTVGGTVTLSHNRLLDVSPLNDIPDVSSVILTDQDVTLPNAGPVTSLSLTTAKTKCGAYLTPSSITPSSGVYDSASGTVTWRGLSRGTHTVSLTFDDNIPCACTPGVRYNGSITRSVQFVDEPPALHPQGETPAPGATPSGQGPARPGRFANSGSSIVLPAIAAIVALAGAATLIILRTQLRHRPTNAEHAAEQ, from the coding sequence ATGGCACAGGCCCGCAGGCACACATCTCAAACCTTGCGCCGCATGGCAATCGCCACGCTTATCGCAGCGACCACATTCGCCTTCGCGCTCATCCCCGCCAAAGGTGCCATCGCAGGCGAATCCGAACCGCAGGGCGGATCGCAGAACAGTCAGGTTCCCAACCAAGCGGCACCGGCCACGCAAACGGCCCCAGCGACCTCAACAATGCCGGCAACTCAATCGGCTCAGCCAACGCAGGCTCAAAGCAACGGTATTGCCGCGAGCGCGGCCCACTCTCCACACGGCGGCGACACGGCTCTTCTCAATCCAGCAAACCCAAACAGCAGAAGCGCTTCAACCGCCTCTGTCTCCGCACAAGACGAAGAAGCACCCATGCCAGGCGTTGGCCCCCAAAGCCTGTGCGTGGTCGACAGCTCGACGATCGCCCAATGCTTCCCCGACCCGAATCTCGCCGCCGTGGTGGCCGAGATAACCACCGGCAGCGCCGCCAACACGAACGACGTCCTCAGCACCTACAAGATCAACAGGACCGTCCAGGTCGACGCCGAAGGGAAGTCCATAAGCGACCTCACCGGGCTCGAATATCTCACGAATGTGCAACGGCTCTACCTCGCCGACAACAACATCAGCGCCGTCCCGCAAATCAGCAGCCTCACGAAACTCACGACGGTGGACCTGAGCGGCAACCACATCACCGACGTCACGCCGCTCGACAAGATCGTCAACATCAACAGCCCCCGTTTCGGCTCACACGGCGCGGAGCTCGTTACGCTTAACCTGGCGAACAACCGCATCAGCGACGTCACGCACCTGAAACTGGACAACTCCACCATCAGCAACCTCGTCACCCTCAACCTGAGCGGCAACGCCATCACCGACGTCACGCCGCTGGCAGGGCTGTACAACGTCACGAGCCTCAACCTGGCAGGCAATCGCGTCACCGACTTGCGGCCGTTCGCCCGGCCCAATCCTTCCGACATCCCGTTGCGGAGCCTGACGAACCTCAACCTCAGCAACAACGGCATCACCGACGCCAATGGACTGCAGGACCTGACCGCCGTCAACATCAACCTCGCGGGCAACCACATCAGCGACAGCAGCGTCTTCGCCGGCAAATACAGCGGCGACCTCAACTTGGACGGCAACCAAATCAGCGATATCACGCCGTTCAAAACCCTGATCAGGCAAGCGCCCACCGTCGGCGGCACGGTGACGCTGAGCCATAACCGGCTCCTCGACGTCTCACCGCTGAACGACATCCCCGACGTCAGCAGCGTCATTCTCACGGACCAGGACGTCACGCTGCCGAACGCCGGGCCGGTGACCTCGCTGAGCCTTACCACCGCGAAGACCAAGTGCGGGGCGTACTTGACGCCCAGCAGCATCACGCCGTCCTCAGGCGTTTACGACAGCGCCAGCGGAACCGTGACGTGGAGGGGCCTGAGCCGTGGAACGCACACCGTCTCGCTCACCTTCGACGACAATATTCCCTGCGCCTGCACCCCCGGCGTGCGCTACAACGGCAGCATCACGCGATCGGTGCAGTTCGTCGACGAGCCGCCGGCCTTGCACCCCCAAGGCGAGACGCCGGCTCCGGGAGCGACGCCTTCAGGGCAAGGCCCAGCGAGGCCGGGCCGGTTCGCCAATAGCGGCAGCTCCATCGTGCTCCCAGCGATTGCGGCAATCGTCGCCTTGGCCGGCGCCGCCACCCTGATTATTCTCAGAACCCAGCTCCGCCATCGACCCACCAACGCCGAGCACGCGGCGGAGCAATAG
- a CDS encoding BspA family leucine-rich repeat surface protein: MRFWRELLAGVAAAATLVSVSVVASAGTNGSGALGNEPSSSQQVVDSAHAHSAPGASQGSQGTGSQQPGSSSRQPASGSEGASQGSPDVVKQGQAPLGAQGSPLSSQAPSAGSGVSPQLSEAECSGSGRFQEFYGAPPAAKWEANIEGNDCIIRVHDGLVSEQAPWQHSEIVTELGKSVTEIVFENTTLDLNRSDMFTAKEMPNLRLLDLSGLSVVDNRTAETGRKVFRYSAFAYNPKLTEFHGTRAFESKQAFNMGSMFSSDPALEIFDWSNLDTSHASNMEWMFYQDASLKTLDLSGWDTTNLEKAEKMFAGATALQSIEWPGRNSPVLSDVSEMFSGDKSLQNVGLAGWATPSLSFMKQMFKGDSALRSVDLSGWDVSKVQDLTKMFQGDTSLESLDLSGWNPKAATSMNQMFQGDAALQAVDFSGWNISRLEDVTQMFQGDRSLRVADLSGWDASSVSLAEKMFKDDVSLQTVDLAGWKTSVYGCFDEMFANDISLTSIAGVETLVSTFDGYRYTGMMNGMFKNAKALKSLDLSSWEVQHVEDMADMFAGASALESIDVSGWRINKQKDMSGMFEGDSSLRQIKGITNWDWSYRTSDGTTLSGMFANDASLTSLDLSGWTLYDVNNLSSMFAGDTALETLNLTGWGTHYVTDMSEMFLADSSLKEIKGLQTWSVGYVENMSGMFATTDRLTKLSSEAPDTPQVAAEGADSLDLGGIANWEVYSVEKFDRMFMGRTDLTSLDLSRWKIGRLVNGDVTLRAIFAGDTALTEVKGINAWDTGKVSDMSYMFYQCRSLDGLGDLSGWRTDNVTNMEGMFRYDIALKDVDGMAGWNTTKVTSMAGMFQRNRQRTDLGDVSGWNTANVTQMWDMFGGDNNLTELDVSRWNTSKVTSMTYMFQGTNLKSLDFSDWNTKALAPTDDQNRCSDNQAKAADGTCKILPENLEELTVGPDTEFKEESFSNDPMSDNGFTGSWTDEDDSWASSVDHANKDLADHMAGADAGPQSAGAHTYRWQEGALISFNANLPDDATLDGGLPANIKATGAHVDGTQKQIPTSTPRVKGYQFLGWNTTYDGGEDGTGSPGVAYSPGQTVTLSKGQHLRLYAQWKAINVPSAPVTPLSGRYVLRYEANAPDGMSASGNEPDDSFDIVFAEHGNKLYQPRALAQNQFKVDGYKFIGWSRVASFGADAKIYRPGTELNVKPGINKLYAHWQQIGMPSNGGPSYVGNGDDGTIVITIQGPALGPSITGLPGGGASAGSGLMTHDGMVTTVPKGGSGGPKCVERPSRSHGSAQGAAWHGSGENMALPYCNDEPEAKSAPSPAAERAAKASMWISVAAVIVMVLLAAGGAAMVRRRYALAETLNSSHHRSDSKRGE, from the coding sequence ATGAGGTTCTGGCGCGAACTGCTGGCCGGAGTGGCGGCAGCGGCAACGTTGGTGAGTGTTTCGGTGGTGGCGTCCGCCGGGACGAACGGCTCGGGAGCGCTCGGGAATGAGCCGAGCTCCTCGCAACAGGTTGTAGATTCGGCGCATGCCCATAGTGCTCCAGGTGCGTCGCAGGGTTCGCAAGGCACCGGCTCCCAGCAGCCAGGTTCCAGCTCCCGGCAACCGGCCTCGGGTTCTGAAGGCGCGTCCCAAGGCTCTCCCGACGTCGTCAAGCAAGGCCAGGCGCCGCTGGGCGCCCAAGGCTCCCCGCTCTCATCGCAAGCCCCCAGCGCCGGCTCCGGTGTCTCGCCCCAGCTCTCAGAGGCCGAATGCAGTGGTTCGGGAAGGTTCCAGGAATTTTATGGCGCTCCCCCGGCTGCCAAGTGGGAGGCGAATATCGAGGGTAACGATTGCATAATCCGGGTGCACGATGGGCTTGTCTCCGAACAGGCTCCTTGGCAGCATTCTGAGATTGTTACCGAGTTGGGGAAATCGGTGACGGAGATCGTCTTTGAGAACACCACTCTTGACCTTAACAGAAGCGATATGTTCACGGCCAAAGAGATGCCGAACTTGCGGCTGCTTGATCTTTCCGGCCTGTCGGTCGTAGACAACAGGACTGCGGAAACCGGTCGTAAAGTCTTTCGATATTCGGCTTTCGCTTATAACCCCAAGCTCACGGAGTTCCATGGGACACGCGCTTTTGAGTCAAAACAGGCTTTCAATATGGGTAGCATGTTCAGCTCTGACCCAGCGTTGGAGATTTTCGATTGGTCTAACCTGGACACTTCCCATGCCTCAAATATGGAGTGGATGTTTTATCAAGACGCATCGTTGAAGACTCTAGACCTTTCGGGATGGGACACCACAAATCTGGAAAAGGCCGAGAAAATGTTCGCGGGTGCCACCGCGTTGCAGTCCATTGAGTGGCCGGGGCGCAATAGCCCTGTTTTGTCGGATGTGAGCGAGATGTTCAGCGGCGACAAGTCCCTGCAAAATGTGGGTCTGGCGGGCTGGGCCACTCCGTCTTTGAGCTTTATGAAGCAGATGTTCAAGGGAGATTCGGCGTTGCGAAGCGTGGATCTCTCGGGGTGGGATGTGTCAAAAGTGCAAGATCTGACCAAGATGTTCCAAGGCGACACATCGCTGGAAAGCCTTGACCTTTCAGGCTGGAATCCGAAAGCGGCAACGTCGATGAACCAGATGTTCCAAGGCGACGCCGCCCTGCAAGCCGTGGATTTTTCCGGATGGAATATTTCTCGGTTAGAGGATGTGACGCAGATGTTCCAGGGGGACAGGTCTTTGCGTGTCGCTGATCTTTCGGGCTGGGACGCCTCATCGGTCAGCCTGGCGGAGAAGATGTTCAAGGATGATGTCTCACTGCAGACAGTGGATCTTGCCGGATGGAAGACCAGTGTTTATGGTTGCTTCGATGAGATGTTTGCCAACGATATCTCTTTGACGAGTATTGCTGGCGTCGAAACGCTTGTGTCGACATTTGACGGGTATCGGTATACGGGCATGATGAATGGCATGTTCAAAAACGCCAAGGCGCTGAAGAGCCTCGACCTTTCAAGCTGGGAAGTTCAGCACGTGGAGGACATGGCCGATATGTTCGCTGGAGCTTCAGCGCTTGAGAGCATAGATGTTTCCGGGTGGAGGATTAACAAGCAGAAAGACATGTCGGGCATGTTCGAGGGAGATAGCTCGCTTCGCCAAATCAAAGGAATCACTAATTGGGATTGGTCATATAGAACCAGTGATGGAACGACGTTGTCTGGCATGTTCGCGAATGACGCTTCGTTGACGAGTCTGGATCTTTCGGGTTGGACACTCTATGACGTGAATAATCTGTCGAGCATGTTCGCCGGTGACACCGCCCTTGAGACGCTGAATCTCACCGGCTGGGGGACGCATTATGTCACCGACATGTCGGAGATGTTCCTCGCCGACTCGAGTCTCAAGGAAATCAAGGGATTACAGACTTGGAGCGTCGGGTATGTGGAAAACATGTCGGGGATGTTCGCCACTACCGACCGGCTCACCAAATTATCGTCTGAGGCTCCGGATACACCTCAGGTCGCTGCCGAAGGCGCTGACTCGCTCGATTTAGGTGGCATCGCGAATTGGGAGGTCTACAGTGTCGAGAAGTTCGATCGAATGTTCATGGGCCGTACCGATTTGACCAGCCTCGACTTGTCCCGTTGGAAAATCGGCAGGCTTGTGAACGGAGATGTCACGCTCCGCGCGATCTTCGCGGGTGACACGGCGCTGACCGAGGTCAAGGGAATCAACGCGTGGGACACCGGCAAGGTCTCCGATATGTCGTACATGTTCTACCAATGCCGGTCGCTCGATGGTCTCGGCGACCTTTCCGGCTGGCGCACCGATAACGTGACCAACATGGAGGGCATGTTCCGCTACGACATCGCTCTCAAGGATGTGGACGGCATGGCCGGCTGGAACACGACCAAGGTCACCTCGATGGCCGGCATGTTCCAACGCAACCGCCAGCGCACCGACTTGGGCGACGTCTCGGGCTGGAACACAGCCAACGTCACGCAGATGTGGGACATGTTCGGTGGCGACAACAACCTGACCGAGCTTGATGTCTCGCGGTGGAACACATCCAAGGTGACGAGTATGACCTACATGTTCCAGGGCACGAACCTCAAGTCACTCGACTTCTCCGATTGGAACACTAAGGCGCTCGCCCCCACCGACGACCAGAACCGCTGCTCCGACAACCAGGCCAAGGCCGCCGACGGCACCTGCAAGATCCTGCCGGAGAACCTTGAGGAGCTGACCGTCGGGCCCGACACCGAGTTCAAGGAGGAGTCATTCAGCAACGACCCCATGAGCGACAACGGATTCACTGGCAGCTGGACGGACGAGGACGACAGTTGGGCCAGCAGTGTCGACCACGCCAACAAGGACCTCGCCGACCACATGGCCGGAGCCGATGCCGGCCCGCAATCCGCTGGCGCGCACACCTATCGCTGGCAGGAGGGCGCGTTGATCTCCTTCAACGCCAACCTTCCGGATGACGCGACCCTGGACGGCGGTCTGCCCGCCAACATCAAGGCGACTGGAGCACACGTGGACGGCACGCAAAAGCAAATCCCCACCTCCACGCCGCGTGTGAAGGGCTATCAGTTCCTTGGCTGGAACACCACCTATGACGGCGGTGAGGATGGCACTGGCAGCCCGGGCGTGGCCTATAGCCCCGGCCAGACCGTCACCCTCTCCAAGGGCCAGCATCTCAGGCTGTACGCGCAGTGGAAGGCCATCAACGTGCCGTCGGCTCCGGTGACGCCGTTGAGCGGCCGCTATGTGCTGCGCTATGAAGCCAACGCCCCTGACGGCATGAGCGCCTCAGGCAATGAACCTGACGATAGTTTTGACATCGTCTTCGCCGAGCATGGCAACAAGCTCTACCAGCCGCGCGCCTTGGCGCAGAACCAGTTCAAGGTCGACGGCTACAAGTTCATCGGCTGGAGCCGTGTGGCCTCCTTCGGCGCCGATGCGAAGATCTACCGGCCTGGCACGGAGCTCAACGTGAAGCCCGGCATCAACAAGCTTTACGCGCATTGGCAGCAGATTGGCATGCCGTCAAATGGCGGCCCGAGCTATGTGGGCAATGGCGACGACGGCACGATTGTGATCACCATTCAAGGCCCGGCCTTGGGCCCGTCGATCACGGGACTGCCCGGCGGCGGTGCCTCAGCTGGCAGCGGCCTGATGACACATGACGGCATGGTCACCACCGTTCCCAAGGGTGGCTCTGGCGGCCCGAAGTGCGTAGAACGCCCCTCGCGCTCCCACGGATCCGCGCAGGGTGCCGCGTGGCATGGCTCCGGTGAGAACATGGCCCTGCCCTACTGCAACGACGAGCCCGAGGCCAAGTCCGCTCCGAGCCCCGCCGCCGAGCGTGCGGCCAAGGCGAGCATGTGGATTTCGGTGGCCGCGGTAATCGTCATGGTGCTTTTGGCGGCTGGCGGTGCGGCCATGGTCCGTAGACGCTATGCGCTCGCGGAAACGCTGAACTCCTCCCATCACCGTTCCGATAGCAAGCGGGGTGAGTGA